The Nitratidesulfovibrio sp. SRB-5 genomic sequence CAAAAGGGACAGCAATGACCGCAGGCGGGGCCATGCAGAGCGGCGGGGGGTGCGCGGCGGTGCGGCGGGTGGTACGGGGACGGGGGGCACGGCAGGAACGGACGCGGTGGCCGATGCGCATCGGCGGATGCTTCCGGCCCGGCCCAGTGGGGCCGGGTGCCGGGCGGCGGCGCGCGATGCTGCGGTGCGCGTGGTCACACTTGCTCTCCCTGCTCTCGGGCGTTGTCCGGTGGAATCCGGGGCGGATGCGCGCGCAAGGCGCCGCGCCGTGCGGACTGTAGCCTGACGACGGCGGAAAGTTCAAGGGTGCGCGAACCCCGGAAAGGAGCGTGCGCGGTATCCGCGTGCGGTGCGGAACCGCCGGGAATGGCTGATAAACAAAGCGGATGGCCGGTTTGCGGGCGGCGTGCGGCGATGCCCCGTTGTCAGGAACGTGAAGCGTGGCTACACTTTTCAATGGTGCCACGAGGCGCGGCCCGGCACCACGCTCCACCTGCCGCGCCATATACGGGAGTGCTGATGGCATCGGTTTTTTCGCGCAGGGGGCTGTGGATGGACGGAATGTGCGGCGTGCTCCCGCACGGGGGGGCAAGACGGCGCGCCGTGCCCGCCATGGGACCGGCAACGCGGTTCGGTCGGCTGCATTGCGGCGTGCTGCTGGTTGCGTGCCTGCTGGCGTTTGTCGCGGCTTCGGTCACCATGGCCCGGGCGGGGCAATCTGCCGTGCCGCTGGAGCAGCCCGGTGCGGTTGCGCATGATGCCGCAACCCCCTGGCCCGCGGGCGCGCGCTTTCCGGACATCGTCCTTGGCCCCCCTGCGCCCGATTCCGGCTGGACGGGCAGCCCGGACGTGGCCATGCCCGAGCGTGCGCCCGGTGACCGCGAAGGGCTGCCCGCCCGCCTTTCCGATCTGCGCGGCCAGGTGTTCATCGTGAACCTGTACAGCTGGTTCTGCGCCCCCTGCCAGGAAGAAGCCCCGGCCCTGCGCGCCCTGCACGCGCGGATCGCGTCCGCCGGCCAGGGTGCATCGGGCAGCCGCGGCGAACTGGCCGGGCGGGTGCGGCTGGTGGGCATTGCCGCCGGTGACGACTGGAACCTGGTGCAGGCCTTCCGCCAGCGGCACGGGCTGGCCTTTCCCCTGTTCGCAGACCCGGAACTGGCGCTGCACGGCCAGCTGGGCAACCTGCCGGTGCCGTTCACCTGGGTGCTGCGGCGCGAGGCGGACGGGTTCCGGGTGCTGTTCACCCATGCCGGGGCGCTTTCCGGCACCCCGGCGGACTTCCTGGACCGCGTGCTGGCGGCGGCGGGGCCGCTTTCGTGAGCACCACGGGCCGGGACAGGCTGCACGACAAGGTGCGCGACAAGGTGCGCGGCAAGGTGCGCGACGGGGTGAGCGGGGTTTCGCGGCGAGAAGGCGCATTGCGCGCACGGGGTGACTTGGGCTACCAGAAGGATATGGAATCGTTGCCCGAAGAGCCGCAGCTTGCCCCGGAAGGACAGCATCCTGTTCCGGACGAGCCGTGCCTTGCCTCGGAAGAGGCGGCCCTTGCCCACCTGCTGGAACACTGCTGGCCGGGCGGGCGCAGTTTTTGCCCCCGCTGCGGCGGCGGGCGGCTGTACGAACTGTCCGCCGGGCGCTGGCGCTGCGCGGGCTGCAAGTATACCTTCCATCCCTTTTCCGGTCGCTGGATCAACAACGGCAACCTCACGCCGTTGACCTGGCTGCGCCTGCTGCACATGTACGCGGGCGAGGCCACCGTGCACACCCTGGCCGCCGAACTGGGCCTTTCGTACAACGCCGCCTACAAGGCCGTGACCACGGCGCGCTTCGCCATCCTGGCCCACGCGCCCGATGCCCGCCAGTTGCTGGGGCCGGAAACCGGCCTTGGCGGCTACCTGAAGGGCAAAAAGCTGACCGGAGAACCCCGGGGCGGGGGAGGGCAGGTGCCCATTCCCGTGTTCGGCATCCTGGAACGCAACGGGTGGGTGTTCATCGACCTTGTCTCCGGCCTGTCCGCCGAGACGGTGTTCCACTTCAACCACAATTTCCACCTGCGCATCGAACGGTCGGGCAATCTGGTGCACACCGCGCCCTATCGCCACTACGACGCGCTGGTGCTGTGCGGCGACGATTCGCTGCCCTACGAGTACATCCGGCGGCGGGCCGACGGGCAGGCGGAACCGAAAAGCGAGTTCTGGAAGTTCGCCGGGGGGCGGCTGCGCGCCTTCAAGGGCGTGTCGCCCCAGCGCTTTCCGCTGTATCTCAAGGAACTGGAATTCCGCTTCAACCACCGGCGAGAGAACCTGTTCGCCACGCTGGTGCGCTACCTGTGCGACATGGTGCCCGACGTGCCGGAACTGGATGAATCCCGCCCGTAGGGGGGGCTGGATTGTCTTTTCGTCCATTGGCATCCGACCCGAAGGGCGCGAAGCGTGCCCGTTAGGTGAGCGCGTAGCGCGAGTCTTACGGGCATCGTGCGCAACGCGGTCAAACTTAGCCTGCCATGGCTTTGCTGTCCTTATCCGTAAGACTCTCGCTGCGCGCTCGCCTAATGGCTAAGGCTCGGTCGAATACGAGAAGAGCGCGCTGCGGTCCTCATCCGTAAGGCTCGCAAGCTCGCCTAACGGCTGAGGCATACTCCCTCATGGCAGGCTCGTTTTCCTTGCCAATGAACGAAGATCCTAATCCAGCCCCCCTCCCGGCAATGCCCGGCCAGAGCTTTCCCTCGCGGGTCCCTCCCCTGGCACTTCGTCACCGTTTTACACCCGATTCGTGATTTTCAGGCCCGTGCCCGGTTTTCAGGGGGCGGGCCTTCTCTTTTGTATTCCGGCATGTTGCGAGAGTAGCGCTGTCGTGATGTGTGGCGCGGCTTGGTGTCAAACCGTAATTATATGCTTTCTGACATCATGTAACGGGTGCGAATGATGGCACAAAAAAACCGGCACCGGTGCAGGACCGTGCGCAGGAAAACGCCCGTTGCCGCCTTGCGTGGTCACGTCTAACACCCTGCTGTAACAGGAAAGATGTCTCGTTTGCGCCGCCGGGAACGGCGCGGAGGGGGCAGGGGCCCGGCATGCCGCCGGACCTTTACAGGGAAAGGGGACTACCATGTTCGCATACCCTGCAACACATGAGGTGCCGGGGGAAACTCCGCTGCCGTTCTCGGGCCTGGGACACGACCTGGCGCCCGTGGCGTCGCGCGCCCGACTGCTGGCATGGATTCCCGTGCGGCGGCCGCGCGATGTCCGGCCGCATGCGGCGTGGAGGCGCGACGTGGATCGCGCGCCCCGCCGCGCGGGCTATGCGCTGCTGGTGGAACAGGGGCGGGAGATCAGGGGGCGCTGAACGCGGTGCGCCACCGGCGCATCCGCATCACGGCGCCCTGCGGCAACGGTGCAACCGGTACGCAAGGAGGCATGATGACTGTCAATCGCAGGCAATTTCTCAAGCTGAGCGCGGGCGCCACCCTGGCAAGCGCGTTCGGCGGGCTGGGGATCAGCCTCGCGCCCTCGGTGGCGCGGGCCGAACTCCAGAAGCTTCAGTGGGCAAAGCAGACCACCTCGGTTTGCTGCTACTGCGCGGTGGGCTGCGGGCTCATCGTCCATACCGCCAAGAATGGCGAGGGCCGCGCCGTCAACGTGGAAGGCGACCCGGACCATCCGATCAACGAAGGTTCGCTGTGCCCCAAGGGCGCGTCCATCTTCCAGCTGGGCGAAAATGACGCCCGCTCGCCCAAGCCCCTGTACCGCGCGCCCAACAGCGGCGAGTGGAAGGAAGTGGAATGGGACTGGGCGCTGACCGAAATCGCCAAGCGCGTTAAGAAGACCCGCGACGAATCCTTCCAGCTGGCCAATGCCGCCGGTGAAAAGGTGAACCGGACGGAAGCCATCGCCTCCTTCGGCTCCGCCGCCATGGACAACGAGGAATGCTGGGCCTACCAGGTCATCCTCAGAAGCCTCGGCCTGGTGTTCATCGAACACCAGGCGCGGATCTGACACAGCCCCACTGTACCGGCTCTGGCAGAGTCGTTCGGTCGCGGTGCTATGACGAATCACTGGAACGATCTTGCGAACAGTGATTGTGTGTTGATCATGGGCAGCAACGCTGCCGAAAACCACCCCATTTCCTTCAAGTGGGTGCTGCGCGCGCAGGACAAGGGCGCCACGCTTATCCACGTGGACCCGCGCTTCACGCGCACTTCCGCCAAGTGTGACATCTACGCCCCCATCCGGTCGGGCGCGGACATCCCCTTCCTTGGCGGCCTCATCAAGTACATCCTCGAGAACAAGCTGTATTTCGAGGAGTACGTGCGCGAGTACACCAACGCCTCGGTCATCGTGGGCGAAAAGTTCTCGTTCAAGGACGGTCTGTTCAGCGGCTACGACGCGGACAAGCGCAAGTACGACAAGTCGCAGTGGGCCTTCGAACTTGACGAGAACGGCGTGCCCAGGCGCGACCCGTCGCTGAAGCACCCCCGGTGCGTCATCAACCTGCTGAAGAAGCACTACGAACGCTACACCGTGGACAAGGTGGCCGACATCACCGGCACGCCCAAGGACCTGATCCTGAAGGTCTACAAGGCCTACGCGGCCACGGGCAAGCCGGACAAGGCGGGCACCATCATGTACGCCATGGGCTGGACGCAGCACTCCGTGGGCGTGCAGAACATCCGCGCCATGTGCATGATCCAGCTTCTGCTGGGCAACATCGGCGTGGCGGGCGGCGGCGTCAACGCGCTGCGCGGCGAATCCAACGTGCAGGGCTCCACCGACCAGGGCCTCCTGGCCCACATCTGGCCCGCCTACAACCCCGCGCCCAACAGCAAGCAGACCACGCTCGACGCCTACAATGCGGCCACCCCGCAGTCCAAGGATCCCATGAGCGTGAACTGGTGGCAGAACCGGCCCAAGTACATGGCCAGCTACCTGAAGGCGCTGTACCCCGACCTTGCCCCGGCGGACGCCTACGACATCATGCCCCGGCTTGATGCGTCCAAGCCCGCCACCTACTACTTCTGGCTGAACATCTTCGACAAGATGGACAAGGGCGACGTGAAGGGCTGCTTCGCGTGGGGCATGAACCCCGCCTGCGGCGGCGCCAACGCCAACAAGAACCGGCGTGCCCTGGGCAAGCTGGACTGGCTGGTGAACGTCAACATCTTCGAGAACGAAACCTCTTCGTTCTGGAAGGGCCCGGGCATGAAGCCGGAGGAAATCGGCACGGAAGTGTTCTTCCTGCCGTGCGCCGTGTCCATCGAAAAGGAAGGCTCGGTCGCCAACTCCGGCCGCTGGATGCAGTGGCGCTATCGCGGGCCGAAGCCATGGGGCCAGACCAAGCCCGACGGCGACATCATGCTGGAAATGATGCACAAGATCCGCGACCTGTACGCCAAGGAAGGTGGCGTGCACGCCGACCCCATCCTGAAGCTGAACATCAAGGACTGGGAAGAACACAACGAGTTCTCCCCGGCCAAGACCGCCAAGCTGATGAACGGCTACTTCCTGAAGGACACGGAAGTGGGCGGCAAGCAATTCAAGGCCGGGCAGCAGGTGCCCTCGTTCGCCTTCCTGACGGCGGACGGCTCCACCTGTTCCGGCAACTGGCTGCATGCCGGGTCGTTCACCGATGCGGGCAACATGATGGCCCGCCGCGACACCGCGCAGACGCCGGAACAGGCGCGCATCGGCCTGTTCCCCAACTGGTCGTTCTGCTGGCCGGTGAACCGGCGCATCATCTACAACCGCGCTTCCGTGGACAAGACCGGCAAGCCGTGGAACCCGTCCAAGGCCGTCATCGAATGGAAGGACGGCAAGTGGGTGGGCGACGTGGTTGACGGCGGCGGCGACCCCGGCACCAAGCACCCGTTCATCATGCAGACGCACGGTTTCGGCGCGCTGTACGGCCCCGGGCGCGAGGAAGGCCCCTTCCCCGAGCACTACGAACCGCTGGAGTGCCCGGTTTCCAAGAACCCGTTCTCGAAGCAGCTGCACAACCCGGTGGCCTTCAAGATCGAGGGCGAAAAGGCGGCGGTGTGCGATCCGAAGTTCCCCTTCATCGGCACCACCTACCGCGTCACCGAACACTGGCAGACCGGCCTGATGACCCGCCGTTGCGCCTGGCTGGTGGAAGCGGAGCCCGAGATCTTCGCAGAAGTCAGCAAGGAACTGGCCAAGCTGCGCGGCATCAAGAACGGCGACCGGGTCAAGGTCTCCAGCCTGCGTGGCTCGCTGGAGGCGGTGGCCATCGTCACCGAGCGCATCAAGCCCTACAAGGTCATGGGTGCGGAAATCCACATGGTGGGCCTGCCCTGGCATTACGGCTGGATGGTGCCCCGGAACGGCGGCGATACGGCCAACCTGCTCACGCCGTCTGCGGGCGACCCGAACACCGGCATCCCCGAGACCAAGGCGTTCATGGTCGATATCCGCAAGGTGGGAGGTAAGTAGTCATGGGAAAGCTGTTCTTCATCGACCTTACCCGCTGCACCGGCTGCCGCGGCTGCCAGATAGCCTGCAAGCAGTGGAAGAACCTGCCCGCCGAGGAAACCCGCAACACCGGTTCGCACCAGAATCCGCCGGACCTCTCGTACGTCACCCTGAAGACGGTGCGCTTCGAGGAAGGCGTGTTCGACAAGAAGATGGACTGGCTGTTCTTTCCGGAACAGTGCCGCCACTGCGTCGAGCCGCCCTGCAAGGGGCAGGCGGACGTGGACATGGAAGGCGCCGTGCTGAAGGACGAGGCCACCGGGGCCGTCATCTTCACCGAACTCACCGCCAAGGTGGATGGTGACATGGTGCGTTCCGCCTGCCCGTACGACATCCCGCGCAAGGACGAGGCCACCGGCCTGCTGTCCAAGTGCGACATGTGCAACGACCGCGTGCAGAACGGCCTGCTGCCCGCCTGCGTGAAGACCTGCCCCACCGGGTGCATGAACTTCGGCGACGAGCAGGACATGCTGGATATGGCGAAAAAGCGCCTGGAGACCGTGAAGAAGAAGTACCCCAACGCCGTCCTGGGCGACCCCGACGACGTGCGCGTGGTGTACCTGTTCCAGCGTGACCCCAAGAGCTACTTCAAGCACGCGGTGGCGGAACTGGAATCCGGCCCGCTTACCCGCAAGCAGCTGTTCGCGCGGCTGTTCCGGGCGCGCGCGTAGCACAGAACCGCATTGCAACCCGGCCCGCCGCGCCGCGTTTTCGACGGTGCGCGGCGGGCCGGTGTTTTCCTGTCATCCCTGCCTCCTTGGGCGCGAGGCGGTTTCCCGCCTGTCTCGCGCCGGGCGGTGCCCGCAGGCTCTGCATGTGGTCATGGGCCATGTGCAGGGTGCCGGACATCGCGCAAGGCGGCATCCCGCGCCGTCCGTGCGTCCGTGTTCCCGTATCGGGAAACGGGACGCGCGGGCGGCGCTCCTTTTTTCCGCCCCGGCTTGTGCCGGAAGCGGGGCAACGCTAGGATGGAATGCAAAAGGGGCACACGCGGAGCAGCGCGCGGGAGCGTGCCGCGCACCGCACCAGCCATACGGAGGACGCCGTGAAGGCAGTAAGCATCATCGGATTCAAGAATTCGGGCAAGACCACCTGCACCGCCCTGCTGGCCGACGCGCTGGAGGCGCGCGGCCTGACCGTGGCCGTGGCCAAGCACACCCACCACAACCTGGACAAGGCGGAAACGGACACCGCCCGGTTGATGAAGCCGGGCCGCACGGTCATCGGCATTGCCGAAGGCGAGTGCGCGGTGTTCTGGTCCACCCGGCGG encodes the following:
- a CDS encoding TlpA family protein disulfide reductase; amino-acid sequence: MASVFSRRGLWMDGMCGVLPHGGARRRAVPAMGPATRFGRLHCGVLLVACLLAFVAASVTMARAGQSAVPLEQPGAVAHDAATPWPAGARFPDIVLGPPAPDSGWTGSPDVAMPERAPGDREGLPARLSDLRGQVFIVNLYSWFCAPCQEEAPALRALHARIASAGQGASGSRGELAGRVRLVGIAAGDDWNLVQAFRQRHGLAFPLFADPELALHGQLGNLPVPFTWVLRREADGFRVLFTHAGALSGTPADFLDRVLAAAGPLS
- a CDS encoding transposase, with protein sequence MESLPEEPQLAPEGQHPVPDEPCLASEEAALAHLLEHCWPGGRSFCPRCGGGRLYELSAGRWRCAGCKYTFHPFSGRWINNGNLTPLTWLRLLHMYAGEATVHTLAAELGLSYNAAYKAVTTARFAILAHAPDARQLLGPETGLGGYLKGKKLTGEPRGGGGQVPIPVFGILERNGWVFIDLVSGLSAETVFHFNHNFHLRIERSGNLVHTAPYRHYDALVLCGDDSLPYEYIRRRADGQAEPKSEFWKFAGGRLRAFKGVSPQRFPLYLKELEFRFNHRRENLFATLVRYLCDMVPDVPELDESRP
- the fdnG gene encoding formate dehydrogenase-N subunit alpha, yielding MTVNRRQFLKLSAGATLASAFGGLGISLAPSVARAELQKLQWAKQTTSVCCYCAVGCGLIVHTAKNGEGRAVNVEGDPDHPINEGSLCPKGASIFQLGENDARSPKPLYRAPNSGEWKEVEWDWALTEIAKRVKKTRDESFQLANAAGEKVNRTEAIASFGSAAMDNEECWAYQVILRSLGLVFIEHQARIUHSPTVPALAESFGRGAMTNHWNDLANSDCVLIMGSNAAENHPISFKWVLRAQDKGATLIHVDPRFTRTSAKCDIYAPIRSGADIPFLGGLIKYILENKLYFEEYVREYTNASVIVGEKFSFKDGLFSGYDADKRKYDKSQWAFELDENGVPRRDPSLKHPRCVINLLKKHYERYTVDKVADITGTPKDLILKVYKAYAATGKPDKAGTIMYAMGWTQHSVGVQNIRAMCMIQLLLGNIGVAGGGVNALRGESNVQGSTDQGLLAHIWPAYNPAPNSKQTTLDAYNAATPQSKDPMSVNWWQNRPKYMASYLKALYPDLAPADAYDIMPRLDASKPATYYFWLNIFDKMDKGDVKGCFAWGMNPACGGANANKNRRALGKLDWLVNVNIFENETSSFWKGPGMKPEEIGTEVFFLPCAVSIEKEGSVANSGRWMQWRYRGPKPWGQTKPDGDIMLEMMHKIRDLYAKEGGVHADPILKLNIKDWEEHNEFSPAKTAKLMNGYFLKDTEVGGKQFKAGQQVPSFAFLTADGSTCSGNWLHAGSFTDAGNMMARRDTAQTPEQARIGLFPNWSFCWPVNRRIIYNRASVDKTGKPWNPSKAVIEWKDGKWVGDVVDGGGDPGTKHPFIMQTHGFGALYGPGREEGPFPEHYEPLECPVSKNPFSKQLHNPVAFKIEGEKAAVCDPKFPFIGTTYRVTEHWQTGLMTRRCAWLVEAEPEIFAEVSKELAKLRGIKNGDRVKVSSLRGSLEAVAIVTERIKPYKVMGAEIHMVGLPWHYGWMVPRNGGDTANLLTPSAGDPNTGIPETKAFMVDIRKVGGK
- a CDS encoding 4Fe-4S dicluster domain-containing protein encodes the protein MGKLFFIDLTRCTGCRGCQIACKQWKNLPAEETRNTGSHQNPPDLSYVTLKTVRFEEGVFDKKMDWLFFPEQCRHCVEPPCKGQADVDMEGAVLKDEATGAVIFTELTAKVDGDMVRSACPYDIPRKDEATGLLSKCDMCNDRVQNGLLPACVKTCPTGCMNFGDEQDMLDMAKKRLETVKKKYPNAVLGDPDDVRVVYLFQRDPKSYFKHAVAELESGPLTRKQLFARLFRARA